The Flavobacteriales bacterium genome contains a region encoding:
- a CDS encoding DNA repair ATPase, which translates to MERNEEIQLEGGTYEIIRDRLSKHGKQLQEQLHALNVERKNVFGAIETALVSTERITTENNCLPRDMVPVGDAFIFGYNVHIGLRTEIKISDVFSLYAYADHNFTPIAYDLINDEAFQTDFHNLYKYYKNAEFLKFVEQGPFLYFVFQVGNSVNDVKAFKWNVKGQQLIYVDNRSEYELAYPEQHEFQWIKTTRDQHVSGEHPHISIEDLVFVETVGGDLTIKIEDNTASGKGIYTEPVANKDQTLDDALVYYAVVGNLVVLKIQPYQEKEFRYLVFNNKIKTVTRIDALEKSGVLLPDDHGLIFSKGYYLQSGEYKLFENQLENMIFEKRIASPNGEDFLYVFYNEVSGVYILLSYNIIEQKVETPIICHGYSIFDNGEMCFFKNDDEQKKHHAVQIWQTPFLDHSFVPAEKNDSELQKIGNKDIVKAMSECNEVIRLIYKEDSYANLYLDIVKGANDVLDTYHWIDSITVADIHEPLVAIKESASSAIDEFDKVVKVKQHTLEETQRTQEIVANLLRAIKIKNFDLIDHFVEVLGEIRGVRGSIIQLKELRYVEVDLVEELDQQIAQHQEDISQRCVQFLLDEKSLAPYLVKVDGLKTTIGQLEKVVDANELENKVLAVSAELELLIEIVSNLKIEDATQTTKIIDAISDIYAQFNQINAALKKKRKVLLGREGKAEFNSQIKLISQSVVNFLDISETPEKCDEYLTKLMVQLEELEGKFSEFDEFITLVGEKREEVYNAFESRKIALIESRNKRATTLQQSAERILKGIKNRVANFKTPVEINGYFASDIMVGKIRDIIAQLIELKDAVKADDVQSQFKTVKEDALRQLKDKTELFVDGKDIIQMGKHQFSVNTQPLDLTIVLKNGEMCFHLTGTNYFEPVTNPEFLATESVWDQAYISENKQVYRAEYLAYQILQKLAIKEPVSETEFLMLEEKEQLAIVQQLMASKYEEGYAKGIHDVDAHLILKTALTIAKHADLLVYSSYERACAKFFWEKYIDVPQKEALNARLKAAGVVIEVFPETNEFKQLKTTLVQLMESFVMETNLYTAANITDAANYLFEEVCRGDQFILSQEALELYDQFNLYLTKVNAKKIFNQSLNSVDASAVSQILLMQNWLNAYLEATPKNMHLKAYVEEVAISVISSDQDKPKVIKVKTGQKLTGFQGNHTVVDADYDFDYNRFYAKMYDFKTVSVPKFEQYQTLKKEIIHAFKDELRLHEFKAKVMTSFVRNKLIDEVYFPLIGDNLAKQMGAAGENKRTDLMGMLLLISPPGYGKTTLMEYIANRLGLVFMKINGPTIGHQVTSLDPAEAPNASAKEEIEKLNLAFEMGDNVMIYLDDIQHCNPEFLQKFISLCDAQRKIEGVYKGKSKTYDLRGKKVAIVMAGNPYTESGDKFQIPDMLSNRADIYNLGDITGGKAAVFNLSYIENSLTSNPVLQRLVAKSFKDVYAFLKVVETGSQEGIAFEGNHSGQEIKEYTALLEKVIQVRDTLTKVNAQYIASAGQEDKYRTEPPFKLQGSYRDMNKIVEKLVPIMNDKELQTVILSHYENESQTLTTGAEANMLKFKELQGMLSPEEAQRWQVIKEVYQKSQKMSGLGEDNQTAQVLLQMEEITKGLGVIANVIGKASS; encoded by the coding sequence ATGGAGCGTAACGAAGAAATACAATTGGAGGGCGGTACTTACGAAATCATTAGGGATCGTTTATCTAAACATGGAAAGCAATTACAAGAGCAATTACACGCGTTAAATGTTGAACGTAAAAATGTTTTTGGAGCCATAGAAACAGCATTAGTCTCTACTGAGCGAATTACTACAGAAAACAATTGTTTACCTCGTGATATGGTTCCAGTTGGAGACGCCTTTATTTTTGGGTACAATGTACATATAGGCCTTCGAACTGAAATTAAGATCAGTGATGTTTTTAGTCTGTATGCGTATGCCGATCATAACTTTACTCCAATTGCGTATGATTTAATTAACGACGAAGCGTTTCAAACAGATTTTCATAATCTTTATAAGTATTATAAAAATGCAGAGTTTTTAAAGTTTGTAGAACAAGGTCCTTTCCTGTATTTTGTCTTTCAAGTAGGAAATTCTGTAAACGATGTTAAGGCATTTAAATGGAATGTTAAAGGCCAACAATTAATTTATGTTGATAACCGTTCTGAATACGAACTTGCATATCCTGAACAACATGAGTTTCAATGGATCAAAACAACAAGAGACCAGCATGTAAGCGGAGAACATCCACATATTTCTATCGAAGATCTTGTTTTTGTTGAAACAGTAGGAGGGGATTTAACAATAAAAATTGAAGACAATACCGCTTCAGGAAAAGGCATTTATACAGAGCCAGTAGCGAATAAAGACCAAACCTTAGACGATGCTTTAGTTTACTACGCTGTAGTTGGAAATCTAGTTGTTTTAAAAATACAACCCTATCAAGAAAAAGAGTTCCGCTATTTGGTTTTTAACAATAAAATCAAAACGGTTACACGGATAGATGCATTAGAAAAATCAGGAGTGTTACTACCAGACGACCATGGACTGATTTTTTCTAAAGGTTACTACCTGCAATCAGGGGAATATAAACTGTTCGAAAATCAATTAGAAAATATGATTTTCGAAAAAAGAATTGCATCACCCAATGGTGAGGATTTTCTTTATGTGTTTTACAATGAAGTGTCAGGAGTATATATCTTGTTAAGTTACAACATTATTGAACAGAAAGTAGAAACCCCTATTATTTGCCACGGTTATTCTATTTTTGACAATGGAGAAATGTGTTTCTTTAAGAATGATGATGAACAAAAAAAGCATCACGCGGTTCAAATTTGGCAAACACCATTTTTAGATCATAGTTTCGTTCCAGCAGAAAAAAACGATTCTGAATTACAAAAGATAGGAAATAAAGATATTGTTAAAGCAATGTCAGAATGTAATGAGGTGATTCGTTTGATTTACAAAGAAGATTCTTACGCCAATTTATACCTAGATATTGTAAAGGGAGCCAACGATGTCTTGGATACTTATCATTGGATTGATAGCATAACAGTAGCCGATATTCATGAGCCTTTAGTAGCGATTAAAGAATCAGCTTCCTCAGCTATTGATGAGTTTGATAAAGTTGTAAAAGTAAAACAACATACACTAGAAGAAACACAAAGAACACAAGAAATTGTAGCAAACTTATTGCGTGCGATTAAAATTAAAAACTTCGATTTAATTGATCATTTTGTTGAGGTTTTGGGAGAGATAAGAGGCGTTAGAGGAAGTATTATACAATTAAAAGAATTACGTTATGTTGAAGTTGATTTAGTAGAGGAATTAGATCAGCAAATAGCCCAACATCAAGAAGATATATCACAGCGTTGTGTTCAGTTTTTGTTAGACGAGAAATCGCTTGCTCCCTATTTAGTTAAGGTAGACGGTTTAAAAACAACAATTGGTCAATTAGAGAAAGTTGTAGATGCTAATGAATTAGAAAATAAAGTTTTAGCGGTTTCTGCTGAGTTGGAATTGTTGATAGAGATTGTTAGTAATTTAAAAATTGAGGATGCTACGCAAACAACTAAGATTATCGACGCTATTTCTGATATTTATGCACAGTTTAACCAAATCAATGCAGCACTTAAGAAAAAACGTAAAGTATTATTAGGACGAGAAGGAAAGGCAGAGTTCAATAGTCAAATTAAGTTAATTAGTCAAAGTGTGGTTAACTTTTTGGATATTTCTGAAACTCCTGAAAAATGTGATGAGTATTTAACCAAACTCATGGTGCAACTCGAAGAGCTAGAGGGTAAGTTTTCGGAGTTTGATGAGTTTATTACCCTGGTAGGAGAGAAACGTGAAGAAGTATACAACGCCTTTGAATCGCGAAAAATTGCTTTAATTGAAAGTCGTAATAAACGCGCTACTACACTACAACAATCGGCGGAGAGAATACTAAAAGGGATTAAAAATAGGGTAGCCAATTTTAAAACACCAGTCGAAATAAATGGCTATTTTGCTTCTGATATCATGGTTGGAAAAATCCGTGATATTATAGCGCAATTAATCGAATTAAAAGATGCTGTTAAGGCCGATGATGTACAAAGTCAGTTTAAAACCGTAAAAGAAGATGCGCTCCGACAGCTAAAAGATAAAACTGAGCTGTTTGTTGATGGGAAAGATATTATTCAGATGGGGAAGCATCAATTTTCGGTCAATACCCAACCGTTGGATTTAACCATTGTTTTAAAAAATGGGGAAATGTGTTTTCATTTAACAGGAACGAATTATTTTGAGCCTGTAACTAATCCAGAGTTTTTAGCAACAGAATCCGTTTGGGATCAAGCTTATATTTCAGAAAATAAACAGGTATATAGAGCGGAGTATTTAGCCTATCAAATTCTACAGAAACTAGCCATCAAGGAGCCCGTTTCTGAAACTGAATTTTTAATGCTTGAAGAAAAAGAGCAATTGGCTATTGTGCAGCAGCTAATGGCTAGTAAATATGAGGAAGGCTATGCCAAAGGAATTCATGATGTAGATGCTCATTTGATTCTTAAAACAGCGTTAACTATAGCTAAACATGCTGATTTATTGGTGTATAGCAGTTATGAAAGAGCTTGCGCAAAGTTTTTCTGGGAAAAATATATTGATGTACCACAAAAAGAAGCGCTAAATGCTCGATTAAAAGCAGCAGGAGTTGTCATAGAAGTTTTCCCCGAAACCAATGAATTTAAACAGCTAAAAACAACTCTGGTTCAACTGATGGAGTCTTTTGTGATGGAAACCAACCTCTATACAGCGGCAAATATAACTGATGCTGCAAATTATCTGTTTGAAGAAGTGTGTCGAGGAGATCAATTTATCCTGAGTCAGGAAGCGCTAGAACTGTACGATCAGTTTAACCTCTATTTAACTAAAGTAAATGCAAAGAAAATATTCAATCAATCTTTAAATTCTGTTGATGCATCTGCAGTCAGTCAGATTTTGTTAATGCAAAATTGGTTAAATGCATATTTAGAAGCGACTCCAAAGAATATGCACTTAAAAGCTTATGTAGAAGAGGTTGCAATTTCAGTAATATCTTCAGATCAAGATAAGCCAAAGGTGATTAAAGTAAAAACAGGGCAGAAATTAACCGGTTTTCAAGGAAATCATACTGTCGTTGATGCAGATTATGATTTTGACTACAATCGCTTTTATGCAAAAATGTATGATTTTAAAACGGTAAGTGTTCCAAAGTTTGAGCAATACCAAACCCTAAAAAAAGAGATCATTCACGCATTTAAAGACGAGCTTCGTTTACATGAATTTAAGGCCAAAGTAATGACGTCGTTTGTCCGTAATAAACTGATAGATGAAGTGTATTTCCCATTAATAGGAGATAACCTTGCGAAGCAAATGGGAGCGGCTGGAGAGAATAAACGAACAGACCTTATGGGGATGTTATTGTTAATTTCTCCTCCTGGTTACGGGAAAACAACATTAATGGAGTATATCGCCAATCGTTTAGGTTTAGTGTTTATGAAAATTAATGGGCCAACTATCGGACATCAAGTTACTTCTTTAGATCCAGCTGAGGCGCCTAACGCAAGTGCAAAAGAAGAGATCGAAAAACTCAATTTAGCATTCGAAATGGGAGACAATGTTATGATCTATTTAGATGATATTCAGCATTGTAATCCAGAGTTTTTACAAAAGTTTATTTCTTTATGTGATGCGCAGCGTAAAATAGAGGGAGTTTACAAAGGAAAGAGTAAAACCTATGACTTAAGAGGGAAAAAAGTAGCCATTGTTATGGCTGGAAATCCTTATACAGAAAGTGGCGATAAATTTCAAATTCCCGATATGCTTTCCAATCGTGCTGATATATACAACTTGGGAGATATTACAGGAGGAAAAGCAGCCGTGTTTAATTTAAGTTATATAGAAAATAGTTTAACATCTAATCCTGTGTTACAACGATTGGTAGCCAAAAGTTTTAAAGATGTTTACGCCTTTTTGAAAGTAGTAGAAACAGGATCGCAAGAAGGGATCGCGTTTGAGGGGAATCATTCGGGACAAGAAATAAAAGAGTATACAGCCTTATTAGAAAAAGTAATTCAGGTAAGAGATACACTTACAAAAGTCAATGCGCAATACATTGCTTCGGCAGGTCAGGAAGATAAATACAGAACAGAGCCTCCGTTTAAACTACAAGGTTCGTATAGAGATATGAATAAAATTGTAGAAAAACTAGTTCCTATCATGAACGATAAAGAATTGCAGACCGTTATTTTATCGCATTATGAAAATGAATCCCAGACGTTAACAACTGGAGCAGAGGCAAATATGCTAAAATTTAAAGAATTGCAAGGGATGCTTTCTCCAGAGGAAGCTCAACGTTGGCAAGTAATAAAAGAGGTATATCAAAAGTCCCAAAAGATGAGTGGTCTAGGAGAAGATAATCAAACCGCTCAAGTTTTGTTGCAAATGGAAGAAATTACCAAGGGGCTTGGAGTAATCGCAAATGTGATTGGGAAAGCAAGCAGTTGA